In Blastococcus saxobsidens DD2, the genomic stretch CGAGAACACCGGCTGGGAGCCGACGCAGGCACTGGCGACGATCGGCAGCATCGTGCTCACCACCGGGCTGCTCGTGACGCTCGGCACCATCATCTCCAGCGCCCGGTACGGCGAGCGGGCGGGCGACGATCCGTGGGGCGGCGAGACCCTGGACTGGTGGGTGAGCTCGCCACCTCCCGCCTACAACTTCCGCGCCATCCCGGAGGTCGCCGGCCGCTCCCCGTTGTGGGACACCCGGCCGTTCCAGCCGAAGTACGACCCGTCGACGTGGCAGGACGAGCTGCGCGAGCCACCGGCACACGTACGGCAGGTGGTGCTCACCAGCCTGCTCGACGCCGCGCCCGAGGAGGTCGTCACGCTGCCCCAGCGGTCCTGGTGGCCGCTGCTGATGGCGTCTCTCCTCGTGCTGGCCCTGCTCGGCGTGCTCGTCAGCGTCTACCCGCTCGCACTCGCGGGCCTGCTCGGTGCGACCGGCGTCGGGATCGCGTGGAGCTGGAGCAGGGAGGACGAACCGTGAGGACCAGCGGGTACGCCGGCGACCCGGCACCCCGGCCCGCCCCGGCCATCGCGCGGGACAACAGCTGGTGGGGCATGCAGCTGACCCTCTGGGTGCTGATCTCGATGCTGGCCGCGCTGCTGTTCTCCTACTACTACCTGCGGACCGGCGCCTCGACCTGGCCGCCACCGCCGGCCGAGGACCCGGTCCTGTGGCGGACCGGGATCGCCTCGGCGCTGCTGGTCCTCAGCGCGGTCCCGGCCGCCGTCGTGCACCTCTCGGCGCGCTCGGGGCGGGCCGGCGGGCGGCTGCCGGCTGCGCTCGCCGTCGCGCTGCTGCTCGGTGCGGTGTTCCTCGCCATCCAGCTGGCCGACTACCCCGCCAACGACATCGACCCCCAGCGGGACGTCTACGGCTCGCTCGTCCTCGCCCTCGCCGGCTTCCACCACATCAACGCCGTCATCGTCCTCATCGGGTTCGGCGTGGTCCTGCTGCGGGTCCGCGGCGCGCGGATGCGACCGCGGGAGCAGCAGATGGCGATCACCGTGGCCCACTACTGGTACTTCGTCGTCGGCTCGTGGCTGGTCATCGCGTTCACCCTCTACCTGACCCCGAGGTTCTGGTGACGGCGGCGACCCCGGAGACCAAGCGGCCAGGCGTCCGGCCGGTCGTCTTCTGGTTCGCGGTGGCGGGCGGCACCGCCGCCTGGCTGCTGCACCTCCTGGCCGGCTACTGGACCATCGAGCTCAGCTGCCCGACCGACGCGGGCGCGCTGCCGATCGTCCTGTCCAGCCTCACCGTGCTGCTCACGGCTGTCGCCGCGGCCGCCTGCTACGCGGCGTGGTGGACCCTGCGGCGGCTGCCCGATCCAGCGGAGGGCGAGGCGGGCGTCCCTCCGCCTCCGCGGCCCCCCCGGCGGCCGCGGAGCGAACGGCGCCGGGTGCAGGAGCAGGCGCAGACGCACCCGGCCGGAGCCTGGGACGCGGTACCGGGAACGGCGCGCAACCGTTTCCTCGTCACCGGCGGGCTGTACATGAACCTGCTGTCGCTGGTCATGGTCACGTTGGGCATCTTCCCCGTGCTGGCGATGGGCCCGTGCTGGTGACCGGGCGACGGGGTCACCGTGCGTGGCCGGCGGCGAGCCTGCTCGCCGGGGTCGTCGTCCTCAGCGGCTGCAGCAGCCTCACCGAGGACAGCGGGGACCTTCCCGGCCGGCCCGAGGTGGGGCGGGTGCTGCTGCGCGAGTACGGCTGCATCGCCTGCCACCAGGTTCCCGGAGTTCCCGGCCCGCAGGGCAGCGTCGGCCCGCCGCTCGGCGGCCTCGCCGACCGCCGCGCGATCGCCGGATCCCTGCCCAACACGTTCGACGACCTCGCCCGGTGGATCCAGGACCCGCAGGAGGTCGAGCCCGGCACCCTCATGCCCGACGTCGGCGTGACCGACGAGGACGTCGACGACATCGTGGCCTACCTCTACACGCTGGAGTGACCGTGACCCCGCGAAACGGAAGGCGACAGCGGCGCGGCAGGACGCTGCTCCCGCTGCTCGCACTGGTCGCGAGCTGCCTCGGGCTGACCGTCCTCGTGCAGCCGGTCGACGCAGCCCCCGCCCCGGAGCCCGTGACCGTCGACGTCGCCGCAGGCGGGGCGCTGTACCAACGGTACTGCGGGCTGTGCCACGCGAACGACGGCGACGGCATCGCCGGCACCGGCGTCGAGTCCGGGCCCGGGCTGCGCGGCCTCCCGGTGGCCTACGTGGACCTGACCATCCGGACCGGGCGGATGCCGATCGTGCATGACGAGGTCGGCGCGATCGAGAAGCGGCTCACCGACGAGCAGCGGCAGGCGGTCGTGGCCTGGATGACCCGGGAGTTCGGCCTCGAGGGGGAGATCCCGGAGGTGCTCCCCGGGAACGCCGGGCAGGGCCAGCCCCTCTGGCTGACCAACTGCGCGCCCTGCCACAGCGCTTCGGGGTCCGGCGGCATCTCCGCCGACGGCTCCCTCGCCCCGGACGTCACCGGGGTGGACCCGACCGGCGTCGTCGAGGCCATCCGGGTGGGGCCGTTCGAGATGCCGGAGTTCGGGAATCGGACGCTCACCGACGAGGACGCCGCGGACATCGCCGCCTACGTGCAGGAGCTGGCCGCCGCGGACACCACCCCCCTGGGGCTCACCCACATCGGCCGGGTCTACGCCGGTGCGGTCACCGGCGTGCTCGCCCTGGTCATGGTCGGCGCGCTCGTCCTCGTGGTCCGCACCGGTCGCAGACCGGCGACGCCGCCGCAGGGTGCGCCGCCGGAGGAGGCGGTGGTGGCACGTCGGGCGGAGGAGGCACGGAAGCCGGAGGGTCCGGCGCCCGGGGAGGACGGAGGGACCCGGTCGTGACGGGATCCGGGACGGACCCGGCACAGCGTGGCCGGCTGGTGCGCGGCGGCGTCCCGATCGCGGTCGCCGGAGCCGTGGTGCTGCTGGTCGGCGCGTTCGCGGCCGGCCTGGTCGCCGGGTGGGCCACCGAGCTGATCGGGCTGGCCCTGGGCCTCGGCCTGATCGGTGCGGCCTTCCTGGTCGGTCAGCTCCAGGCGCGCACCATGCGCGAACTCGTCTGGCCCGACGAGCGGGAACCCGGGGACGCGCCCGTGGCGACCGCCGTCGCCCGCCACCCGGTCCGCCGCCGCCGGGTCCTCGGCGGGCTCGGCCTCGGTGCGGTGGCCGGCATCGGGCTGCTCGCCTGGCTGGGGCGCGACGACCCACGGGGGACGGCGTGGCGGCGTGGCACGCACGTCGTGACCGCCGACGGCACCCGCATCCGGGCCGCCGAGGTCCCGGTCGGCGGCTTCGCCACGGTGTGGCCCGAGGACGCCCAGCGCGCCGACTCCGCGGCCGCCGTCCTCGTCCGGCTGACCGCCGATCCCGAACCCCCGACCGTGCTGGAGTGGGTCGTGGGCCGGCGGATCGTCGCCTACTCGAAGATCTGCACGCATGCCGGGTGCCCGGTCGGCCTGTACCAGGACGACGCCGATTCGTTGTTCTGCCCGTGCCACCAGGCGACGTTCGACGCGGCCCGGGGCGCGGTGCCGACGTTCGGCCCGGCGTCCCGCCCGCTCCCGCAGCTGCCGCTGGGCGTCGACGACGAGGGCTTCCTGGTCGCGACCGGGGAGTTCCCGACGCCGGTGGGGCCGGTGCACGGATGACCGTCGAGGAGCGGGAACAGGTCTCCGCCACCCGGAAGGGCGCGCCACGGTGGCTGCGCGAACTGGTCGTGCCCACGCACTGGTCGATGCTGCTGGGGCCGGTCGCGGTGGTGTGCTTCCTCGTGCTCCTCCTGACCGGCGCCGTCCTGACGTTCTTCTACGAGCCGTCCGCGCAGCCCGTGGTCTACGAGGGGTCGTCGTCGCTGTACGCCGGGCGCGAGCTGCCCGCCGCCTTCTCCTCCGTCGTGACGATCAGCGAGGACGTGCCCGGCGGGCTGTTGCTCCGGCGGGTGCACCGCGCAGCCAGCTACCTGTTCCTCGCCGCGATCCTGGGCCACCTGCTGCGGGTGCTCCTCGGCGGCGCCTTCCGCGGCCGCCGGGCGTCGAACTACCTGCTCGGCCTGGTGCTGCTGCTGGTCGCCATCGCGCTCGGCTGGAGCGGCCAGAACCTGATCTACGACGTCGTCACCGGGAGCAGCGTCCGGATCGGCTACACGATCGCGGCGAGCATCCCGTGGCTGGGTCCCGAGCTGGCCAACCTGGTGTTCGCCGGGCCGGACGTCGACGACGTCGTACCGCGGCTGTTCTGGCTGCACGTCCTGGTGCTGCCGGTGGTGTTCGTGGTGCTGCTCGGCGGACACCTGTGGCTGGTGGTCCGCCAACGGCACACCGTGCTGCCGCGCCGGCGGTCGAGCGACGGGCGGCCGGTCGTGGCCACGTCCAGCGGCGCGGGGCTGCGCTCGCGTCTCCTGCTGCTCGGCCTGCTGACGACCGCGGTGCTGGTGCTCGCCGCCGTCCTGGTGCCGTTCGGCGACATCCTCCACATCGGCCCGTTCCTCCCGGGCTTCGCGAGCAACGACATGTACCCGGACTGGTACCTGCTGTTCGCCGAAGGTGGGATCGCGCTGATTCCCGCGGTCGAGCTCACCGTCCTGGGCACGACGATCACCAACCCCTTCCTCGGGGGCGTGCTGCTGCCGGGTCTCGTCGGCGCCGTCCTGCTGCTGCTCCCGCTGGTCGAGCGCCTCTTCCGGCGCAGGCCCGCGGCGGACCTCGACGTGAGCGAGCGCGCGGTCGAGGCCCCCGGTCGGGTCGCGTTCGTCACGGCGATCGTGGTCCTGCTCGTGCTGCTGTCACTCGGCGCGGCGAGCGCCGTCATCGCGGAGATCTTCGTGGTCTCCGCGCGGACCGTGGTGCAGGTCTTCCGGGTGGCCGTGGTGGTCGCCCCCCTGCTGTCGGCCGCCGTGGCCTACTGGTACGCACGGCGGCAGCGCGGCTGACCGCGCGCGGAGCCGCCGTCAGCCTCCCCCGGCCACCCGGAGAGTGGCGTGCATACCGGCCGGGGAGTGGCCCGTCAGCGTGCACTCGAGGTGCACCGGCGTGCCGGGCTCCACCCGCACGTCGAGGACCTGGCGGCCGCCCGGAGACAGGACCTCGCTGCGAGCCAGCTCGCGGCCGTCCTGCCTCAGCACCACGTCGTGGGCGGCGCTGCCGGCGTTGG encodes the following:
- a CDS encoding cytochrome c oxidase subunit 3, producing MRTSGYAGDPAPRPAPAIARDNSWWGMQLTLWVLISMLAALLFSYYYLRTGASTWPPPPAEDPVLWRTGIASALLVLSAVPAAVVHLSARSGRAGGRLPAALAVALLLGAVFLAIQLADYPANDIDPQRDVYGSLVLALAGFHHINAVIVLIGFGVVLLRVRGARMRPREQQMAITVAHYWYFVVGSWLVIAFTLYLTPRFW
- a CDS encoding cytochrome b N-terminal domain-containing protein encodes the protein MTVEEREQVSATRKGAPRWLRELVVPTHWSMLLGPVAVVCFLVLLLTGAVLTFFYEPSAQPVVYEGSSSLYAGRELPAAFSSVVTISEDVPGGLLLRRVHRAASYLFLAAILGHLLRVLLGGAFRGRRASNYLLGLVLLLVAIALGWSGQNLIYDVVTGSSVRIGYTIAASIPWLGPELANLVFAGPDVDDVVPRLFWLHVLVLPVVFVVLLGGHLWLVVRQRHTVLPRRRSSDGRPVVATSSGAGLRSRLLLLGLLTTAVLVLAAVLVPFGDILHIGPFLPGFASNDMYPDWYLLFAEGGIALIPAVELTVLGTTITNPFLGGVLLPGLVGAVLLLLPLVERLFRRRPAADLDVSERAVEAPGRVAFVTAIVVLLVLLSLGAASAVIAEIFVVSARTVVQVFRVAVVVAPLLSAAVAYWYARRQRG
- a CDS encoding ubiquinol-cytochrome c reductase iron-sulfur subunit, which gives rise to MTGSGTDPAQRGRLVRGGVPIAVAGAVVLLVGAFAAGLVAGWATELIGLALGLGLIGAAFLVGQLQARTMRELVWPDEREPGDAPVATAVARHPVRRRRVLGGLGLGAVAGIGLLAWLGRDDPRGTAWRRGTHVVTADGTRIRAAEVPVGGFATVWPEDAQRADSAAAVLVRLTADPEPPTVLEWVVGRRIVAYSKICTHAGCPVGLYQDDADSLFCPCHQATFDAARGAVPTFGPASRPLPQLPLGVDDEGFLVATGEFPTPVGPVHG
- a CDS encoding copper-binding protein → MRGLVAAAALLLIAACGAADPEPAPAGPPVSELRVGMQEYAFVLSAGTLAVGPVSVVVTNAGSAAHDVVLRQDGRELARSEVLSPGGRQVLDVRVEPGTPVHLECTLTGHSPAGMHATLRVAGGG
- a CDS encoding c-type cytochrome; the encoded protein is MTGRRGHRAWPAASLLAGVVVLSGCSSLTEDSGDLPGRPEVGRVLLREYGCIACHQVPGVPGPQGSVGPPLGGLADRRAIAGSLPNTFDDLARWIQDPQEVEPGTLMPDVGVTDEDVDDIVAYLYTLE
- a CDS encoding c-type cytochrome encodes the protein MTPRNGRRQRRGRTLLPLLALVASCLGLTVLVQPVDAAPAPEPVTVDVAAGGALYQRYCGLCHANDGDGIAGTGVESGPGLRGLPVAYVDLTIRTGRMPIVHDEVGAIEKRLTDEQRQAVVAWMTREFGLEGEIPEVLPGNAGQGQPLWLTNCAPCHSASGSGGISADGSLAPDVTGVDPTGVVEAIRVGPFEMPEFGNRTLTDEDAADIAAYVQELAAADTTPLGLTHIGRVYAGAVTGVLALVMVGALVLVVRTGRRPATPPQGAPPEEAVVARRAEEARKPEGPAPGEDGGTRS